A portion of the Algimonas porphyrae genome contains these proteins:
- a CDS encoding NUDIX domain-containing protein — protein MTFPPDPPNPWRIRETRVAHDSPWMRVDVHAAVDPAGADCEYGVVRFKNRAVGIVPYEVRDGVPGVWMVGQTRFALNAYSWEIPEGGVPEGEDLIVAARRELKEETGLSAKMMTPLLQLHSSNSITDEWGQVYLATGLSMGEAAPEPSEDITVQFTPLDALLNAIDAARITDAMSVAALLRLERDRSSGALSDSEFGSDSEFGSEQEAGRRPAE, from the coding sequence ATGACATTCCCGCCTGACCCGCCCAATCCTTGGCGCATTCGCGAAACCCGCGTCGCCCATGACAGCCCGTGGATGCGGGTCGATGTGCATGCCGCCGTGGACCCGGCTGGTGCAGATTGTGAATATGGTGTGGTCCGTTTCAAGAACCGCGCTGTGGGTATCGTTCCCTATGAGGTGCGGGACGGTGTTCCGGGTGTCTGGATGGTCGGGCAGACCCGCTTCGCGCTGAATGCCTATAGCTGGGAAATTCCGGAGGGCGGTGTGCCGGAGGGAGAAGATCTGATCGTGGCTGCGCGCCGCGAACTGAAAGAAGAAACGGGTTTGAGCGCCAAGATGATGACCCCGCTACTACAGCTCCACTCATCCAATTCAATTACGGATGAGTGGGGGCAGGTCTATCTTGCGACAGGACTGAGCATGGGAGAGGCCGCGCCCGAGCCGAGCGAAGACATTACTGTGCAGTTCACACCGCTCGACGCGTTGCTCAATGCGATCGATGCGGCCCGGATTACCGACGCGATGAGCGTTGCGGCCCTCTTGCGGCTCGAACGGGATCGGTCGTCTGGGGCATTGTCCGATAGTGAGTTTGGGTCCGATAGTGAGTTTGGGTCTGAACAGGAGGCTGGGCGCCGCCCTGCTGAATAG
- a CDS encoding NAD(P)/FAD-dependent oxidoreductase has translation MIGAGAAGLMAAAVAGRRGRHVLLIDHADRPGEKIRISGGGRCNFTHLHSTSDNFISENPHFCKSALSRYTPYNFLALVERYGIKWEEKAEGQLFCQGKSTQIIDMLVEECRKAGVELRLGTEVLGVDRMESGFAVTTAMQTLSCESLVIATGGPSIPKMGATRFGYQVAAQFGLDMVDTVPALVPLTFTDETSAPMKALSGVAVDAAVSSERYAFTEPLLFTHRGLSGPAILQISSYWEPGEAITIDLAPGEDLLESLKRDRADRPRLSPAAWLAERLPKRLANSIAMTVRQARLADMPDTALMNLALQVGAWRIKPAGSEGYRKAEVTRGGVSTDELSSKTMEAKRVPGLYFIGEVVDVTGHLGGHNFQWAWASGVACGEVC, from the coding sequence ATGATCGGTGCCGGCGCAGCAGGGTTGATGGCTGCCGCCGTAGCCGGGCGTCGTGGCCGTCATGTTTTACTGATCGATCATGCCGACCGCCCGGGCGAGAAAATCCGCATTTCCGGTGGCGGACGCTGCAATTTCACTCATCTCCATTCCACGTCTGACAATTTCATCAGCGAGAACCCGCATTTCTGCAAAAGCGCGTTGTCTCGCTACACGCCCTATAACTTCCTTGCGCTCGTCGAACGCTATGGAATCAAGTGGGAGGAGAAAGCAGAAGGACAACTCTTCTGTCAGGGGAAGTCGACGCAGATCATCGACATGCTGGTGGAAGAATGCCGCAAGGCCGGGGTCGAACTGCGTCTGGGCACGGAGGTGCTGGGTGTGGACCGGATGGAGAGCGGTTTTGCCGTGACGACAGCGATGCAGACGCTGAGCTGCGAGAGCTTGGTGATCGCGACGGGCGGTCCCAGCATTCCGAAGATGGGCGCAACACGGTTCGGCTATCAGGTCGCGGCGCAATTCGGTCTCGACATGGTCGACACGGTGCCGGCGCTCGTCCCGCTGACCTTCACCGACGAAACTAGCGCGCCGATGAAGGCCCTGTCCGGCGTGGCGGTCGACGCCGCTGTGAGCAGCGAGCGTTATGCCTTTACCGAACCGCTGCTGTTCACCCATCGCGGCCTGTCAGGACCGGCGATCCTGCAGATCAGTTCCTACTGGGAACCGGGCGAAGCGATCACAATCGACCTGGCACCGGGTGAGGATCTGCTCGAGAGCCTGAAACGGGACCGGGCGGACCGGCCCCGCCTGTCGCCTGCAGCCTGGCTTGCCGAGCGTCTGCCGAAACGGCTGGCCAATTCGATTGCGATGACGGTGCGGCAGGCGCGTCTGGCGGACATGCCCGACACGGCGCTGATGAACCTGGCACTGCAAGTCGGTGCTTGGCGGATCAAACCGGCTGGCAGTGAGGGTTACCGCAAGGCGGAAGTGACGCGCGGCGGCGTCTCGACGGATGAACTGTCCTCGAAGACGATGGAAGCCAAACGCGTTCCGGGCCTGTATTTCATCGGCGAAGTCGTCGACGTGACCGGTCACCTTGGCGGACATAATTTTCAATGGGCCTGGGCGAGCGGCGTGGCCTGCGGCGAAGTCTGCTAA
- a CDS encoding 5-oxoprolinase subunit PxpA: MKTIDLNADIGEADNPEWAAAEAAILSHISSANIACGGHAGDAASMRKTVRGAKANGVVIGAHPAYPDREHFGRRSLVLDEDIGEDELVRSLTAQIVRLVEIAAEEGVQVAYVKPHGQLYNDAVGDARKAALIARTVAAIDPALILLGGPNSQMGKAAQAHGLGFVAEGFIDRRYSDDGHLISRKERGAVIADQHDRLSQARSLATTGEVKTASGGRLDIKAGSLCVHGDSAGAVETARQARAAIEEVGVTIRPFIEAMT, encoded by the coding sequence ATGAAGACGATCGATCTGAATGCCGACATTGGCGAGGCGGATAATCCGGAATGGGCGGCTGCGGAGGCGGCGATCCTGTCGCATATCAGCTCAGCCAATATCGCCTGCGGCGGTCATGCGGGCGACGCCGCCTCCATGCGCAAAACAGTCCGCGGGGCCAAGGCAAACGGCGTCGTCATCGGCGCGCATCCGGCCTATCCGGACCGCGAACATTTCGGTCGCCGCTCACTGGTGCTGGACGAAGATATCGGGGAGGATGAACTGGTGCGAAGTCTTACCGCGCAGATCGTCCGGCTTGTCGAAATCGCCGCCGAGGAGGGTGTGCAGGTGGCCTATGTTAAACCGCATGGGCAGCTTTATAATGACGCCGTGGGTGATGCGCGCAAGGCCGCGCTGATCGCGCGCACCGTCGCCGCCATCGATCCGGCTCTGATATTGCTCGGCGGTCCCAATTCGCAAATGGGCAAGGCTGCGCAGGCGCACGGCCTTGGCTTCGTCGCCGAAGGCTTCATCGACCGCCGCTATTCCGATGATGGCCATCTTATTTCCCGCAAGGAGCGGGGGGCCGTGATTGCGGATCAGCATGACCGTCTGTCGCAGGCCCGCAGCTTGGCTACGACGGGTGAGGTCAAAACCGCCTCGGGGGGTCGCCTCGACATCAAGGCAGGCTCGCTCTGCGTGCACGGCGATAGTGCGGGCGCGGTCGAAACCGCGCGGCAGGCGCGCGCCGCCATCGAAGAGGTCGGCGTGACGATCCGGCCTTTTATCGAGGCAATGACATGA
- the pxpB gene encoding 5-oxoprolinase subunit PxpB produces the protein MNDLHPDIRAYGDHAVLVEWGADGFDADISDRVHALAARLRKKKAFIEVMPGYDSLVASFDGAQMNAASARRRIKDAIVREARSETAVDGRLVEIPVSYGGADGPDLYAMADRIGKSPEAVLALHTGRDYRVCMMGFIPGFAFLSDVDPLLQHPRHATPRAVVPAGSVGIANWQTGIYGLESPGGWQIIGRTDVAMFDADRDRPFYVEAGDRIRFVAQ, from the coding sequence ATGAACGATTTGCACCCGGATATTCGCGCCTATGGCGATCATGCCGTTCTGGTCGAGTGGGGCGCTGACGGTTTCGACGCCGACATCAGCGACCGTGTGCATGCGCTGGCCGCGCGATTGCGCAAGAAGAAGGCCTTCATCGAAGTCATGCCGGGCTATGACAGTCTCGTGGCCAGCTTCGATGGCGCGCAGATGAACGCGGCTTCGGCCCGACGCCGGATCAAGGACGCAATCGTGCGCGAAGCCCGCTCAGAAACGGCTGTCGACGGTCGTCTGGTCGAGATACCGGTCAGTTATGGCGGCGCGGACGGCCCGGACCTCTACGCGATGGCCGACAGGATCGGCAAAAGTCCGGAAGCCGTCCTCGCTCTACATACGGGCCGGGACTACCGCGTCTGCATGATGGGCTTCATTCCGGGCTTTGCCTTTCTCTCTGATGTCGATCCGCTGCTGCAGCATCCCCGTCATGCGACGCCGCGCGCGGTCGTGCCCGCCGGCAGTGTCGGGATCGCCAACTGGCAGACCGGTATATACGGTCTTGAAAGCCCTGGCGGGTGGCAGATCATCGGACGCACGGATGTGGCCATGTTCGACGCGGACCGCGACCGACCCTTTTACGTGGAGGCCGGAGATCGCATCCGGTTCGTCGCCCAGTGA
- a CDS encoding biotin-dependent carboxyltransferase family protein: MSAPLITVLNGGTQTTVQDSGRPGYRHLGIPRSGAADRLSFAIANHLVGNEWATPALECALGGLHLRFERKTLIAISGAQMWAQVQGMNVDTNRAVEVEAGDILTLSYARAGCRSYIAVAGGLQATEFLESVSTYLPASLGGIEGRALKAGDTLYSLNAVSQGARTLPTGYAPHLSGHAVLRASSGPEFDLLSAESRRYLFTTPFIATPATDRMGSRLRGDRIATDKSFAMTSSPLLPGTLQCPPDGRPILALADGHCTGGYARGLHVIQADQWLLGQIAPGMKISFRRCFDAEAPDILQTRNAVWSTLIPDFSF, from the coding sequence GTGAGCGCGCCTCTGATCACAGTTCTCAATGGTGGGACCCAAACCACCGTTCAGGATTCTGGGCGTCCGGGTTATCGCCATCTCGGTATTCCGCGCTCCGGTGCGGCGGACCGTCTGTCATTTGCCATCGCCAATCATCTGGTCGGGAATGAGTGGGCCACGCCCGCGCTCGAATGTGCGCTGGGCGGGCTGCATCTGCGGTTCGAACGCAAGACACTCATTGCGATTTCGGGCGCGCAAATGTGGGCCCAGGTTCAGGGTATGAATGTCGATACGAACCGGGCCGTCGAGGTCGAAGCGGGCGATATTCTGACGCTATCCTATGCGCGAGCCGGGTGCCGGTCCTACATCGCCGTTGCGGGCGGCTTGCAGGCGACCGAATTTCTCGAATCGGTGTCGACCTATTTGCCTGCCTCGCTCGGCGGGATCGAGGGGCGTGCGCTCAAGGCTGGCGACACGCTGTACAGTCTCAATGCTGTCTCGCAGGGCGCGCGCACGCTGCCGACGGGCTATGCGCCGCATCTGTCCGGTCATGCGGTTCTGCGGGCCAGTTCCGGACCCGAGTTCGATCTGCTGTCGGCGGAAAGCCGCCGCTATCTGTTCACGACGCCGTTCATTGCCACGCCCGCGACGGACCGGATGGGATCGCGCTTGCGCGGTGACCGTATCGCTACGGACAAGTCATTCGCCATGACCAGCAGCCCCTTATTGCCGGGGACGCTGCAATGCCCGCCCGATGGTCGTCCGATCCTGGCTTTGGCCGACGGTCATTGCACGGGCGGCTATGCGCGGGGTCTGCATGTCATCCAAGCGGATCAGTGGCTGCTGGGACAGATCGCACCGGGTATGAAAATCAGCTTCCGCCGCTGTTTCGATGCCGAAGCGCCCGATATTCTGCAGACCCGCAACGCTGTCTGGAGCACGTTAATACCAGACTTTTCCTTCTAG
- the pabB gene encoding aminodeoxychorismate synthase component I, producing MHVLLDDQATQRQLYFTDPVRVLTYRMGESVEAFFAAIEAAQADGHWIAGQFDYEFAAALEPRLANLCDVGRLVARLGVFTPPSAHPPTDHLYRASPPDVTLVPDWSEADYEARFARVQRYLRAGDAYQVNLTFPMSGATEADAVALYAAYRSRQPGRYGAVISLGGPDIVSLSPELFFERRDRSMRMRPMKGTRPKTANDDMTADVKSRAENLMIVDLLRNDLSRLCEAGSVKVPELFAIEEYPTLVQMTSQVTGELKDGVGWQTIFKALFPCGSVTGAPKIRAMEIIHELEGALRGPYCGAVGYIAPNNDASFSVAIRTGTLQSGQFRYDVGSGVVLDSDGPDEYRECLLKANIWTPAPYTQFETMLNGPYGPIRAARHAARFGQPLPDLGRATDLQRVRIDRFESGRITLTQQDFEPLAEPLSLALSQHRLSERVQRIDIKTSRRDFYDGERRRVAALCGADEVLFLDPNGHVMEGSFTSLFIELDGRLLTPRGPGLLPGVLRAELLDTGQATEAELSPEDLRKADALFVGNSLRGLMRAELITTDPI from the coding sequence ATGCACGTCCTGCTGGATGATCAGGCGACACAGCGTCAGCTCTATTTCACTGATCCCGTCCGCGTTCTGACCTACCGCATGGGCGAGTCGGTCGAGGCCTTTTTCGCCGCGATCGAAGCGGCGCAGGCGGACGGTCACTGGATCGCTGGGCAGTTCGATTACGAATTTGCGGCAGCCCTAGAGCCACGATTGGCGAACCTGTGCGACGTCGGTCGCCTAGTGGCGCGGCTGGGCGTTTTTACGCCCCCCTCCGCGCATCCACCGACTGATCATCTCTACCGGGCTTCACCGCCCGACGTGACGCTCGTGCCTGACTGGAGCGAGGCGGACTATGAGGCGCGGTTTGCACGCGTTCAGCGCTACCTCCGGGCCGGTGACGCCTACCAGGTCAATCTGACCTTCCCCATGAGCGGCGCGACCGAGGCTGACGCCGTCGCTCTCTATGCCGCTTATCGCAGCCGCCAGCCCGGACGCTACGGCGCGGTCATATCGCTGGGCGGCCCTGATATTGTCAGCCTGTCACCGGAACTGTTTTTCGAACGCAGAGATCGATCAATGCGAATGCGTCCGATGAAGGGCACGCGGCCCAAGACGGCGAATGACGATATGACCGCGGATGTAAAATCGCGCGCCGAAAACCTGATGATCGTGGACCTTCTGCGCAATGATCTGTCCCGGTTGTGCGAAGCCGGATCGGTCAAGGTGCCGGAACTGTTTGCGATCGAAGAGTATCCGACGCTGGTGCAGATGACGTCGCAAGTAACCGGCGAGCTCAAGGATGGCGTCGGCTGGCAGACGATCTTCAAGGCGCTCTTTCCATGTGGATCTGTGACCGGCGCGCCGAAAATCAGGGCGATGGAGATCATCCACGAACTGGAAGGCGCACTGCGCGGACCCTATTGCGGGGCCGTTGGCTATATCGCGCCGAACAATGATGCGAGCTTTTCGGTGGCCATCCGAACGGGGACGCTGCAATCCGGGCAGTTTCGCTACGATGTGGGCAGCGGTGTCGTGCTTGATTCCGATGGTCCGGACGAATATCGCGAATGTTTGCTGAAGGCCAATATCTGGACCCCTGCGCCTTACACTCAGTTCGAGACGATGCTTAATGGACCCTATGGGCCTATTAGGGCAGCCCGCCATGCGGCGCGTTTCGGGCAGCCATTGCCTGATCTCGGACGCGCGACGGATTTGCAGCGCGTACGGATCGACCGCTTCGAGAGCGGACGTATCACGCTTACTCAGCAGGATTTCGAGCCTTTGGCGGAACCGCTCAGCCTGGCTCTGTCGCAGCATCGGCTGAGCGAGCGGGTTCAGCGCATTGACATCAAGACATCGCGCCGCGACTTCTATGACGGGGAGCGCAGGCGCGTGGCAGCCCTTTGCGGCGCGGATGAAGTTCTGTTCTTGGACCCGAACGGACACGTCATGGAGGGCTCATTTACCAGCCTCTTCATCGAGCTTGACGGACGGCTGCTGACGCCGAGAGGGCCGGGTCTGTTGCCGGGTGTGTTGCGCGCCGAATTGCTGGATACGGGTCAGGCGACCGAAGCGGAGCTGTCGCCGGAAGACTTGCGCAAAGCGGACGCGCTGTTCGTCGGCAACAGTTTGCGTGGGCTGATGCGGGCGGAATTGATCACGACCGATCCTATCTAG
- a CDS encoding zinc transporter ZntB, whose product MSGIVHAWKIDGNGQASPAAIDDFDEPLAEGYYWYHFDRNDPATQALFDADEGVDVIATRTLLAADTRPRTIVRGRDVLINLRGVNLNPGAQPEDMIPLRFFIQAGRVITCNGKPMKAIGDMVERLETQTVSRTPGGFIATFALAVIERMTPTITDLNEQVDELEDLIDSSGRNRHDQARPKVAELRREAILLRRYLAPQKDALITLSQQQLPWIGQDDQLRLRDAADQATRVAEELDAVRERCAIVKDQLTDIRAEQMNQNMMILSVVAAIFLPLGLISGMMGINVGGMPWVEAEMGFWYVTAIVVAIGLLQLALFRLLKWL is encoded by the coding sequence ATGAGCGGAATCGTGCATGCGTGGAAAATCGACGGAAACGGGCAGGCCAGTCCTGCCGCCATTGACGATTTCGACGAACCGCTGGCGGAAGGGTATTACTGGTATCATTTCGATCGCAACGATCCCGCTACGCAGGCGCTGTTCGATGCCGATGAAGGGGTCGACGTGATTGCGACGCGCACCTTGCTGGCAGCGGATACGCGTCCGCGCACTATTGTCCGGGGTCGGGACGTGCTGATCAATCTGCGCGGCGTGAACCTCAACCCCGGGGCCCAGCCCGAAGACATGATCCCGCTTCGCTTCTTCATCCAGGCAGGTCGCGTGATTACCTGTAACGGCAAACCAATGAAGGCGATCGGCGACATGGTCGAACGTTTGGAAACGCAAACCGTATCGCGCACACCCGGCGGTTTTATCGCGACATTCGCACTCGCCGTCATCGAGCGCATGACGCCGACCATTACCGACCTGAACGAACAGGTCGATGAACTGGAAGACCTGATCGACAGCAGTGGACGAAATCGTCACGATCAGGCGCGTCCCAAGGTCGCGGAACTGCGCCGCGAAGCCATTTTGCTGCGCCGCTATCTCGCGCCGCAAAAGGATGCGCTCATCACCTTGTCGCAGCAGCAACTGCCTTGGATCGGGCAGGACGATCAATTGCGTCTGCGCGACGCAGCCGATCAGGCGACGCGTGTTGCCGAGGAGCTCGACGCGGTGCGTGAGCGCTGCGCCATCGTCAAGGATCAGCTGACAGACATACGGGCCGAGCAAATGAACCAGAATATGATGATCCTGTCCGTGGTCGCTGCGATCTTTCTCCCTCTGGGTCTGATAAGCGGGATGATGGGCATCAATGTCGGCGGCATGCCATGGGTCGAAGCCGAGATGGGTTTCTGGTATGTGACAGCGATTGTGGTCGCCATCGGCCTGCTCCAGCTTGCCCTGTTCCGTCTGCTCAAATGGCTATAG
- a CDS encoding sodium-dependent bicarbonate transport family permease, translating to MDLLLDFASSFFTQLRSPTLAFLIGGALLAALGSKLTVPDAIYQFIIFMLLMRIGLHGGMEIRDADLTALALPALMAALTGIICVLLGWATLARLPGIRFDDAIATSGLFGAVSASTLAAALVVMEQEALIYEAWAPALYPFMDIPALVLAIVLASLHAQKRRVAEGGDVGERPKVGVWKIIKDSLRGAALSALLLGIAIGLFAEPGRVYEEFYNPLFRGFLSILLMIMGMEAYSRLAELRGVAHWFAVYALLAPIAHGLIGFGLGYIAHITVGFSPGGVVILAIIAASNSDISGPPTLRAGIPSANPASFIGSSTSIGTPIAIAVCIPLFLALGEMVFGT from the coding sequence GTGGACCTTCTTCTCGATTTCGCGAGCAGTTTCTTCACGCAGCTACGCTCGCCGACGCTCGCCTTCCTGATCGGTGGGGCGCTACTGGCCGCGCTGGGCAGCAAGCTCACCGTGCCGGACGCGATCTATCAATTCATCATCTTCATGCTGCTGATGCGGATCGGTCTGCATGGCGGCATGGAAATTCGCGATGCCGATCTGACGGCATTGGCATTGCCGGCGCTGATGGCGGCGTTGACCGGGATCATCTGTGTCCTGCTCGGCTGGGCGACGCTGGCCCGGCTGCCCGGTATCCGGTTCGACGATGCGATCGCTACATCGGGCCTGTTCGGTGCGGTCAGCGCCTCGACCCTGGCGGCTGCACTCGTCGTGATGGAACAGGAAGCATTGATCTATGAAGCGTGGGCGCCCGCCCTCTACCCGTTCATGGATATCCCTGCGCTCGTGCTCGCCATTGTTCTGGCCAGTCTGCATGCGCAGAAGCGCCGCGTCGCCGAAGGCGGCGATGTCGGCGAACGCCCGAAGGTCGGGGTCTGGAAAATCATCAAAGACAGCCTGCGCGGCGCGGCCCTGTCGGCGCTTCTGCTCGGCATCGCGATCGGACTGTTTGCCGAACCCGGACGCGTCTACGAGGAATTCTACAATCCGCTGTTCCGGGGCTTTCTGTCGATCCTGCTGATGATCATGGGCATGGAAGCCTATTCGCGGCTGGCGGAACTGCGCGGTGTGGCGCACTGGTTCGCCGTTTACGCTCTGCTCGCCCCTATCGCGCACGGGCTGATCGGCTTCGGACTTGGCTATATCGCTCACATCACGGTCGGGTTTAGCCCCGGCGGTGTCGTCATTCTGGCGATCATCGCAGCATCCAACTCCGACATTTCGGGCCCGCCGACATTGCGGGCAGGCATTCCGTCCGCCAATCCGGCATCCTTCATCGGGTCATCCACCAGTATCGGTACGCCGATTGCGATCGCCGTCTGCATCCCGCTCTTTCTGGCGCTAGGCGAGATGGTCTTCGGCACATAG
- a CDS encoding P-II family nitrogen regulator, with the protein MFSNATKLTVIAERLLQERIIEMLYAGGAKGHTVFDGSGKGEHSNRRGDRAAVIHDFTIVQLDVVFGNSDEARKVAEDIADTLFVDYAGIVYLTPVEIIRAKRF; encoded by the coding sequence ATGTTCTCAAACGCAACCAAACTGACCGTCATTGCCGAGCGGCTTCTGCAGGAGCGCATCATCGAGATGCTTTATGCAGGCGGGGCCAAGGGTCACACCGTGTTCGACGGCAGCGGCAAGGGTGAGCACAGTAATCGCCGAGGCGACCGCGCGGCCGTGATTCACGATTTCACGATCGTGCAACTCGACGTCGTGTTCGGTAATAGCGACGAAGCCCGCAAGGTCGCCGAAGACATCGCAGATACGCTATTCGTCGACTATGCCGGCATCGTTTATCTGACTCCGGTCGAGATCATCCGGGCGAAGCGGTTTTAG
- a CDS encoding L-serine ammonia-lyase, producing the protein MLSVLDIFRVGVGPSSSHTVGPMRVAARYRQRLIKKELTEDAAPERIEMVFRGSLAFTGEGHGTFRAAKLGLLGFKPETIQMDEAEVALSALTDSGSLPDGTEVIVTIDYETPTRLHPNELEMIASRDGEIIDSRTYYSTGGGFIASHAQLSKPSPDDLVHVGDASPFPFGSAEELLQICARENQSICNIILANEDAKRPRQKTIARLDRIAAVMMESVDRGLNAQGLLPGSLKVRRRAAGLWTKLNSAPPNEREALFDWLNVYAMAVNEENAAGGQVVTAPTNGAAGIIPSIIRHYCHDEDGTMQTEQTRRFLLTAGGIGLLYKQRASISGAEMGCQGEVGVACSMAAGGLCAVWGGTPEQVASAAEIGMEHNLGLTCDPVAGLVQIPCIERNAIGAVKAANAARLALHAPGQMIVSLDQVIETMRQTGLDMSSKYKETSQGGLAVNVIEC; encoded by the coding sequence ATGTTGTCAGTTCTCGATATCTTCCGGGTTGGTGTCGGACCGTCATCGTCGCACACGGTCGGGCCGATGCGGGTGGCTGCGCGTTACCGGCAGCGCCTGATCAAGAAAGAGCTGACCGAAGACGCTGCGCCGGAGCGGATTGAAATGGTGTTTCGCGGCAGCCTGGCCTTTACTGGCGAGGGTCACGGCACATTTCGCGCCGCCAAGCTGGGCCTGCTGGGCTTCAAACCCGAAACCATCCAGATGGACGAAGCAGAGGTGGCCCTGTCCGCACTGACTGACAGTGGCAGCCTGCCCGACGGCACCGAAGTCATTGTTACGATCGATTATGAAACCCCGACCCGTCTGCATCCGAACGAATTGGAGATGATCGCCAGCCGGGACGGCGAGATCATTGACAGCCGCACCTATTATTCGACCGGGGGCGGGTTCATTGCCAGTCATGCGCAATTATCCAAACCCTCGCCGGACGATCTGGTGCATGTCGGCGATGCCAGCCCCTTTCCGTTCGGCTCGGCAGAAGAGTTGCTGCAAATCTGCGCCCGTGAGAACCAGTCGATCTGCAATATCATCCTGGCCAATGAGGACGCCAAGCGACCACGCCAGAAAACGATTGCCCGCCTCGACCGGATCGCCGCCGTCATGATGGAAAGCGTAGACCGCGGCCTCAACGCTCAAGGCCTCCTGCCCGGATCGCTCAAGGTCCGTCGGCGCGCCGCTGGGCTCTGGACCAAATTGAACTCCGCGCCGCCGAATGAACGCGAGGCGCTGTTCGACTGGCTCAATGTCTATGCCATGGCTGTGAATGAGGAGAATGCCGCCGGGGGTCAGGTCGTGACCGCCCCGACCAACGGCGCCGCCGGAATCATCCCGTCCATCATCCGCCATTACTGCCATGACGAAGATGGGACGATGCAGACAGAACAGACGCGGCGCTTCCTTCTGACGGCGGGCGGAATCGGACTGCTCTACAAACAGCGCGCCTCGATCTCGGGGGCTGAGATGGGCTGTCAGGGCGAAGTGGGCGTCGCCTGTTCCATGGCGGCAGGCGGGCTTTGTGCGGTCTGGGGCGGTACGCCCGAACAAGTCGCCAGTGCCGCCGAAATCGGAATGGAACACAATCTCGGCCTGACGTGCGACCCGGTCGCCGGTCTCGTCCAGATCCCCTGTATCGAGCGCAACGCCATCGGGGCTGTCAAGGCGGCCAACGCTGCGCGCCTGGCCCTGCACGCGCCGGGACAGATGATCGTCAGTCTCGATCAGGTGATCGAAACCATGCGCCAGACCGGCCTCGATATGAGCAGCAAATATAAGGAAACCAGCCAAGGCGGGCTGGCCGTCAATGTGATTGAGTGCTGA